Proteins from one Scyliorhinus canicula chromosome 6, sScyCan1.1, whole genome shotgun sequence genomic window:
- the LOC119967264 gene encoding glycoprotein endo-alpha-1,2-mannosidase-like isoform X2: MARFRRKTWITLLLFILFVFGVMMGLKTLRPEGAGFGDGVGLELLPQLRPRADVGERRADLPKVEKSRESGTPRDSKMNDHLGVTKRTPISDTNLDQLPPVNYDLHAFYYSWYGNQQFDGKYIHWNHPLVPHWDPKIASSYPKGRHIPPEDIGANFYPELGAYSSRDPAVLNAHMKQLRAAAIGVMALSWYPPGMSDENGEPTEDLVPVILEAAHKYQLKFTFRAVFTKQPAACLLAVEAVSLWNFLVSPLSTEFPGDSTPRRRETCVPAWGQNSHQHEQSVIFHIEPYEGRENTLYNNLKYIIDKYGSHPAFYRYKTSAGRNLPMFYIYDSYLISPGSWANLLSVSGSRSLRNTQYDALFIALIVEEKHKNEILQAGFDGMYTYFATNGFSHGSSHHNWQALKDFCDSNNLMFIPSVGPGYIDTSIRAWNNHNTRNRVNGKYYETALSTALLVRPEIITITSFNEWHEGTQIEMSVPKKSSQLVYLDYLPHKPDIYLELTRKWAEKFRREKEQWLM, translated from the exons ATGGCTAGATTTCGCAGAAAAACGTGGATCACATTGctgctttttattttatttgtcttTGGTGTCATGATGGGCTTGAAGACTCTGAGACCTGAAGGAGCTGGGTTTGGAGATGGTGTAGGACTGGAATTATTGCCACAACTTCGTCCTCGAGCTGATGTTGGTGAGCGCCGAGCTGATCTCCCCAAAGTTGAAAAGTCAAGAGAAAGTGGAACTCCTCGTGATTCAAAAATGAATGACCATCTTGGTGTGACGAAAAGAACACCCATATCTGATACAAACCTGGATCAACTTCCTCCAGTGAATTATGATTTGCATGCATTTTATTATTCATGGTATGGAAACCAACAGTTTGATGGTAAATATATACACTGGAATCACCCGCTGGTTCCCCATTGGGATCCTAAAATAGCAAGCAGCTATCCTAAAGGAAGGCACATTCCACCAGAAGACATTGGCGCCAATTTCTATCCTGAGCTAGGAGCTTACAGTTCAAGGGATCCTGCAGTTCTCAATGCACACATGAAACAACTCCGAGCAGCTGCAATAG GTGTGATGGCCTTGTCCTGGTATCCACCTGGAATGTCTGATGAGAATGGTGAACCCACAGAAGATCTAGTACCAGTTATATTGGAAGCTGCACATAAATATCAATTAAAG TTTACATTCAGGGCGGTATTTACCAAGCAACCTGCTGCATGTTTATTGGCGGTGGAGgcagtcagcctgtggaattttctGGTCTCACCGTTGTCAACGGAATTTCCCGGTGACAGCACCcctcgccgccgggaaacctgtgtgCCGGCATGGGGCCAGAATTCCCACCAACATGAACAGTCA GTCATCTTCCACATTGAGCCATATGAAGGGAGAGAAAACACTTTGTACAATAATTTAAAGTACATCATTGACAA ATATGGATCCCATCCTGCATTTTACAGGTACAAGACCAGCGCTGGAAGAAACCTTCCAATGTTCTACATTTATGACTCGTACTTAATAAGCCCAGGGTCTTGGGCCaaccttctctctgtgtctggaTCCCGCTCTCTTCGGAATACTCAATACGATGCATTGTTCATTGCCCTAATTGTAGAAGAAAAGCATAAAAATGAAATTCTTCAGGCTGGTTTTGATGGGATGTATACGTACTTTGCAACAAATGGATTCTCCCATGGTTCTTCCCATCACAACTGGCAAGCACTAAAAGATTTCTGTGATAGTAATAACCTTATGTTTATTCCAAGTGTAGGACCAGGCTATATAGACACTAGTATAAGGGCTTGGAACAACCACAATACTAGGAACCGAGTCAATGGCAAGTATTATGAGACAGCATTAAGTACTGCCCTTCTAGTGCGTCCAGAAATAATCACCATAACGTCTTTTAATGAGTGGCATGAAGGAACTCAGATAGAAATGTCTGTGCCCAAGAAGTCAAGTCAGTTAGTTTATCTGGACTATTTGCCTCACAAGCCAGATATCTACCTGGAGCTTACACGTAAATGGGCAGAAAAATTTCGCAGAGAGAAAGAACAGTGGTTGATGTGA
- the LOC119967264 gene encoding glycoprotein endo-alpha-1,2-mannosidase-like isoform X5, whose product MNDHLGVTKRTPISDTNLDQLPPVNYDLHAFYYSWYGNQQFDGKYIHWNHPLVPHWDPKIASSYPKGRHIPPEDIGANFYPELGAYSSRDPAVLNAHMKQLRAAAIGVMALSWYPPGMSDENGEPTEDLVPVILEAAHKYQLKFTFRAVFTKQPAACLLAVEAVSLWNFLVSPLSTEFPGDSTPRRRETCVPAWGQNSHQHEQSVIFHIEPYEGRENTLYNNLKYIIDKYGSHPAFYRYKTSAGRNLPMFYIYDSYLISPGSWANLLSVSGSRSLRNTQYDALFIALIVEEKHKNEILQAGFDGMYTYFATNGFSHGSSHHNWQALKDFCDSNNLMFIPSVGPGYIDTSIRAWNNHNTRNRVNGKYYETALSTALLVRPEIITITSFNEWHEGTQIEMSVPKKSSQLVYLDYLPHKPDIYLELTRKWAEKFRREKEQWLM is encoded by the exons ATGAATGACCATCTTGGTGTGACGAAAAGAACACCCATATCTGATACAAACCTGGATCAACTTCCTCCAGTGAATTATGATTTGCATGCATTTTATTATTCATGGTATGGAAACCAACAGTTTGATGGTAAATATATACACTGGAATCACCCGCTGGTTCCCCATTGGGATCCTAAAATAGCAAGCAGCTATCCTAAAGGAAGGCACATTCCACCAGAAGACATTGGCGCCAATTTCTATCCTGAGCTAGGAGCTTACAGTTCAAGGGATCCTGCAGTTCTCAATGCACACATGAAACAACTCCGAGCAGCTGCAATAG GTGTGATGGCCTTGTCCTGGTATCCACCTGGAATGTCTGATGAGAATGGTGAACCCACAGAAGATCTAGTACCAGTTATATTGGAAGCTGCACATAAATATCAATTAAAG TTTACATTCAGGGCGGTATTTACCAAGCAACCTGCTGCATGTTTATTGGCGGTGGAGgcagtcagcctgtggaattttctGGTCTCACCGTTGTCAACGGAATTTCCCGGTGACAGCACCcctcgccgccgggaaacctgtgtgCCGGCATGGGGCCAGAATTCCCACCAACATGAACAGTCA GTCATCTTCCACATTGAGCCATATGAAGGGAGAGAAAACACTTTGTACAATAATTTAAAGTACATCATTGACAA ATATGGATCCCATCCTGCATTTTACAGGTACAAGACCAGCGCTGGAAGAAACCTTCCAATGTTCTACATTTATGACTCGTACTTAATAAGCCCAGGGTCTTGGGCCaaccttctctctgtgtctggaTCCCGCTCTCTTCGGAATACTCAATACGATGCATTGTTCATTGCCCTAATTGTAGAAGAAAAGCATAAAAATGAAATTCTTCAGGCTGGTTTTGATGGGATGTATACGTACTTTGCAACAAATGGATTCTCCCATGGTTCTTCCCATCACAACTGGCAAGCACTAAAAGATTTCTGTGATAGTAATAACCTTATGTTTATTCCAAGTGTAGGACCAGGCTATATAGACACTAGTATAAGGGCTTGGAACAACCACAATACTAGGAACCGAGTCAATGGCAAGTATTATGAGACAGCATTAAGTACTGCCCTTCTAGTGCGTCCAGAAATAATCACCATAACGTCTTTTAATGAGTGGCATGAAGGAACTCAGATAGAAATGTCTGTGCCCAAGAAGTCAAGTCAGTTAGTTTATCTGGACTATTTGCCTCACAAGCCAGATATCTACCTGGAGCTTACACGTAAATGGGCAGAAAAATTTCGCAGAGAGAAAGAACAGTGGTTGATGTGA
- the LOC119967264 gene encoding glycoprotein endo-alpha-1,2-mannosidase-like isoform X4, with product MARFRRKTWITLLLFILFVFGVMMGLKTLRPEGAGFGDGVGLELLPQLRPRADVGERRADLPKVEKSRESGTPRDSKMNDHLGVTKRTPISDTNLDQLPPVNYDLHAFYYSWYGNQQFDGKYIHWNHPLVPHWDPKIASSYPKGRHIPPEDIGANFYPELGAYSSRDPAVLNAHMKQLRAAAIGVMALSWYPPGMSDENGEPTEDLVPVILEAAHKYQLKVIFHIEPYEGRENTLYNNLKYIIDKYGSHPAFYRYKTSAGRNLPMFYIYDSYLISPGSWANLLSVSGSRSLRNTQYDALFIALIVEEKHKNEILQAGFDGMYTYFATNGFSHGSSHHNWQALKDFCDSNNLMFIPSVGPGYIDTSIRAWNNHNTRNRVNGKYYETALSTALLVRPEIITITSFNEWHEGTQIEMSVPKKSSQLVYLDYLPHKPDIYLELTRKWAEKFRREKEQWLM from the exons ATGGCTAGATTTCGCAGAAAAACGTGGATCACATTGctgctttttattttatttgtcttTGGTGTCATGATGGGCTTGAAGACTCTGAGACCTGAAGGAGCTGGGTTTGGAGATGGTGTAGGACTGGAATTATTGCCACAACTTCGTCCTCGAGCTGATGTTGGTGAGCGCCGAGCTGATCTCCCCAAAGTTGAAAAGTCAAGAGAAAGTGGAACTCCTCGTGATTCAAAAATGAATGACCATCTTGGTGTGACGAAAAGAACACCCATATCTGATACAAACCTGGATCAACTTCCTCCAGTGAATTATGATTTGCATGCATTTTATTATTCATGGTATGGAAACCAACAGTTTGATGGTAAATATATACACTGGAATCACCCGCTGGTTCCCCATTGGGATCCTAAAATAGCAAGCAGCTATCCTAAAGGAAGGCACATTCCACCAGAAGACATTGGCGCCAATTTCTATCCTGAGCTAGGAGCTTACAGTTCAAGGGATCCTGCAGTTCTCAATGCACACATGAAACAACTCCGAGCAGCTGCAATAG GTGTGATGGCCTTGTCCTGGTATCCACCTGGAATGTCTGATGAGAATGGTGAACCCACAGAAGATCTAGTACCAGTTATATTGGAAGCTGCACATAAATATCAATTAAAG GTCATCTTCCACATTGAGCCATATGAAGGGAGAGAAAACACTTTGTACAATAATTTAAAGTACATCATTGACAA ATATGGATCCCATCCTGCATTTTACAGGTACAAGACCAGCGCTGGAAGAAACCTTCCAATGTTCTACATTTATGACTCGTACTTAATAAGCCCAGGGTCTTGGGCCaaccttctctctgtgtctggaTCCCGCTCTCTTCGGAATACTCAATACGATGCATTGTTCATTGCCCTAATTGTAGAAGAAAAGCATAAAAATGAAATTCTTCAGGCTGGTTTTGATGGGATGTATACGTACTTTGCAACAAATGGATTCTCCCATGGTTCTTCCCATCACAACTGGCAAGCACTAAAAGATTTCTGTGATAGTAATAACCTTATGTTTATTCCAAGTGTAGGACCAGGCTATATAGACACTAGTATAAGGGCTTGGAACAACCACAATACTAGGAACCGAGTCAATGGCAAGTATTATGAGACAGCATTAAGTACTGCCCTTCTAGTGCGTCCAGAAATAATCACCATAACGTCTTTTAATGAGTGGCATGAAGGAACTCAGATAGAAATGTCTGTGCCCAAGAAGTCAAGTCAGTTAGTTTATCTGGACTATTTGCCTCACAAGCCAGATATCTACCTGGAGCTTACACGTAAATGGGCAGAAAAATTTCGCAGAGAGAAAGAACAGTGGTTGATGTGA
- the LOC119967264 gene encoding glycoprotein endo-alpha-1,2-mannosidase-like isoform X3, producing MDTYSGYNGKKGNDKTRSTVVALIKDAGTARERNETLRPEGAGFGDGVGLELLPQLRPRADVGERRADLPKVEKSRESGTPRDSKMNDHLGVTKRTPISDTNLDQLPPVNYDLHAFYYSWYGNQQFDGKYIHWNHPLVPHWDPKIASSYPKGRHIPPEDIGANFYPELGAYSSRDPAVLNAHMKQLRAAAIGVMALSWYPPGMSDENGEPTEDLVPVILEAAHKYQLKVIFHIEPYEGRENTLYNNLKYIIDKYGSHPAFYRYKTSAGRNLPMFYIYDSYLISPGSWANLLSVSGSRSLRNTQYDALFIALIVEEKHKNEILQAGFDGMYTYFATNGFSHGSSHHNWQALKDFCDSNNLMFIPSVGPGYIDTSIRAWNNHNTRNRVNGKYYETALSTALLVRPEIITITSFNEWHEGTQIEMSVPKKSSQLVYLDYLPHKPDIYLELTRKWAEKFRREKEQWLM from the exons ATGGACACCTATTCTGGCTACAATGGAAAGAAAGGGAACGATAAAACAAGGAGTACAGTAGTAGCGCTGATCAAGGATGCTGGTACAGCAAGGGAAAGGAATGAG ACTCTGAGACCTGAAGGAGCTGGGTTTGGAGATGGTGTAGGACTGGAATTATTGCCACAACTTCGTCCTCGAGCTGATGTTGGTGAGCGCCGAGCTGATCTCCCCAAAGTTGAAAAGTCAAGAGAAAGTGGAACTCCTCGTGATTCAAAAATGAATGACCATCTTGGTGTGACGAAAAGAACACCCATATCTGATACAAACCTGGATCAACTTCCTCCAGTGAATTATGATTTGCATGCATTTTATTATTCATGGTATGGAAACCAACAGTTTGATGGTAAATATATACACTGGAATCACCCGCTGGTTCCCCATTGGGATCCTAAAATAGCAAGCAGCTATCCTAAAGGAAGGCACATTCCACCAGAAGACATTGGCGCCAATTTCTATCCTGAGCTAGGAGCTTACAGTTCAAGGGATCCTGCAGTTCTCAATGCACACATGAAACAACTCCGAGCAGCTGCAATAG GTGTGATGGCCTTGTCCTGGTATCCACCTGGAATGTCTGATGAGAATGGTGAACCCACAGAAGATCTAGTACCAGTTATATTGGAAGCTGCACATAAATATCAATTAAAG GTCATCTTCCACATTGAGCCATATGAAGGGAGAGAAAACACTTTGTACAATAATTTAAAGTACATCATTGACAA ATATGGATCCCATCCTGCATTTTACAGGTACAAGACCAGCGCTGGAAGAAACCTTCCAATGTTCTACATTTATGACTCGTACTTAATAAGCCCAGGGTCTTGGGCCaaccttctctctgtgtctggaTCCCGCTCTCTTCGGAATACTCAATACGATGCATTGTTCATTGCCCTAATTGTAGAAGAAAAGCATAAAAATGAAATTCTTCAGGCTGGTTTTGATGGGATGTATACGTACTTTGCAACAAATGGATTCTCCCATGGTTCTTCCCATCACAACTGGCAAGCACTAAAAGATTTCTGTGATAGTAATAACCTTATGTTTATTCCAAGTGTAGGACCAGGCTATATAGACACTAGTATAAGGGCTTGGAACAACCACAATACTAGGAACCGAGTCAATGGCAAGTATTATGAGACAGCATTAAGTACTGCCCTTCTAGTGCGTCCAGAAATAATCACCATAACGTCTTTTAATGAGTGGCATGAAGGAACTCAGATAGAAATGTCTGTGCCCAAGAAGTCAAGTCAGTTAGTTTATCTGGACTATTTGCCTCACAAGCCAGATATCTACCTGGAGCTTACACGTAAATGGGCAGAAAAATTTCGCAGAGAGAAAGAACAGTGGTTGATGTGA
- the LOC119967264 gene encoding glycoprotein endo-alpha-1,2-mannosidase-like isoform X1 — protein sequence MDTYSGYNGKKGNDKTRSTVVALIKDAGTARERNETLRPEGAGFGDGVGLELLPQLRPRADVGERRADLPKVEKSRESGTPRDSKMNDHLGVTKRTPISDTNLDQLPPVNYDLHAFYYSWYGNQQFDGKYIHWNHPLVPHWDPKIASSYPKGRHIPPEDIGANFYPELGAYSSRDPAVLNAHMKQLRAAAIGVMALSWYPPGMSDENGEPTEDLVPVILEAAHKYQLKFTFRAVFTKQPAACLLAVEAVSLWNFLVSPLSTEFPGDSTPRRRETCVPAWGQNSHQHEQSVIFHIEPYEGRENTLYNNLKYIIDKYGSHPAFYRYKTSAGRNLPMFYIYDSYLISPGSWANLLSVSGSRSLRNTQYDALFIALIVEEKHKNEILQAGFDGMYTYFATNGFSHGSSHHNWQALKDFCDSNNLMFIPSVGPGYIDTSIRAWNNHNTRNRVNGKYYETALSTALLVRPEIITITSFNEWHEGTQIEMSVPKKSSQLVYLDYLPHKPDIYLELTRKWAEKFRREKEQWLM from the exons ATGGACACCTATTCTGGCTACAATGGAAAGAAAGGGAACGATAAAACAAGGAGTACAGTAGTAGCGCTGATCAAGGATGCTGGTACAGCAAGGGAAAGGAATGAG ACTCTGAGACCTGAAGGAGCTGGGTTTGGAGATGGTGTAGGACTGGAATTATTGCCACAACTTCGTCCTCGAGCTGATGTTGGTGAGCGCCGAGCTGATCTCCCCAAAGTTGAAAAGTCAAGAGAAAGTGGAACTCCTCGTGATTCAAAAATGAATGACCATCTTGGTGTGACGAAAAGAACACCCATATCTGATACAAACCTGGATCAACTTCCTCCAGTGAATTATGATTTGCATGCATTTTATTATTCATGGTATGGAAACCAACAGTTTGATGGTAAATATATACACTGGAATCACCCGCTGGTTCCCCATTGGGATCCTAAAATAGCAAGCAGCTATCCTAAAGGAAGGCACATTCCACCAGAAGACATTGGCGCCAATTTCTATCCTGAGCTAGGAGCTTACAGTTCAAGGGATCCTGCAGTTCTCAATGCACACATGAAACAACTCCGAGCAGCTGCAATAG GTGTGATGGCCTTGTCCTGGTATCCACCTGGAATGTCTGATGAGAATGGTGAACCCACAGAAGATCTAGTACCAGTTATATTGGAAGCTGCACATAAATATCAATTAAAG TTTACATTCAGGGCGGTATTTACCAAGCAACCTGCTGCATGTTTATTGGCGGTGGAGgcagtcagcctgtggaattttctGGTCTCACCGTTGTCAACGGAATTTCCCGGTGACAGCACCcctcgccgccgggaaacctgtgtgCCGGCATGGGGCCAGAATTCCCACCAACATGAACAGTCA GTCATCTTCCACATTGAGCCATATGAAGGGAGAGAAAACACTTTGTACAATAATTTAAAGTACATCATTGACAA ATATGGATCCCATCCTGCATTTTACAGGTACAAGACCAGCGCTGGAAGAAACCTTCCAATGTTCTACATTTATGACTCGTACTTAATAAGCCCAGGGTCTTGGGCCaaccttctctctgtgtctggaTCCCGCTCTCTTCGGAATACTCAATACGATGCATTGTTCATTGCCCTAATTGTAGAAGAAAAGCATAAAAATGAAATTCTTCAGGCTGGTTTTGATGGGATGTATACGTACTTTGCAACAAATGGATTCTCCCATGGTTCTTCCCATCACAACTGGCAAGCACTAAAAGATTTCTGTGATAGTAATAACCTTATGTTTATTCCAAGTGTAGGACCAGGCTATATAGACACTAGTATAAGGGCTTGGAACAACCACAATACTAGGAACCGAGTCAATGGCAAGTATTATGAGACAGCATTAAGTACTGCCCTTCTAGTGCGTCCAGAAATAATCACCATAACGTCTTTTAATGAGTGGCATGAAGGAACTCAGATAGAAATGTCTGTGCCCAAGAAGTCAAGTCAGTTAGTTTATCTGGACTATTTGCCTCACAAGCCAGATATCTACCTGGAGCTTACACGTAAATGGGCAGAAAAATTTCGCAGAGAGAAAGAACAGTGGTTGATGTGA